The following proteins are encoded in a genomic region of Brachypodium distachyon strain Bd21 chromosome 1, Brachypodium_distachyon_v3.0, whole genome shotgun sequence:
- the LOC100824473 gene encoding synaptotagmin-3 isoform X1, translating into MGLAGGVIGFGVGLPIGLAAAYLVYIRFFAPRRRLQDPVVRPLRELDSETLQTVVPDIPLWVKCPDYERVDWMNKFIFDMWPFLDKAICKIIRSATRPIFDQYIGKYGIESIDFGDLTLGTLPPTLQGIKVYEMQEKELVIEPVIRWASIANVTVNVKVHSFKLSTQLLDLHIMLAPRVTLKPLVPSFPCFANLCVSLMEKPRVDFGFKLLGGDVMAIPILYQFVQEQISKQVAILYHWPKVIQIPILDGASGATKKPIGILRVKVIRAMDLPKMDLLGKSDPYVKLRLSGERLPSKKTSVKMSNLNPEWNEHFRLVVKDPETQVLELQMFDWEKVKMHDKMGMQVIPLRSLAPYESKLFTLDLLRSMNPNDQHNKKNRGKLVVELTFDPFREDNSTPAVISDGEGNVSIKRDIPAGGGVLLVSVENAEDVEGKRHTNPYAVVLFRGEKRETKVIRKARDPRWSEEFQFVVDEAPVDEKIHIQVRSRRRRLLPFHNKESLGHVNINLMDVVNNGRINEKYHLINSRNGKIHVEIKWNTV; encoded by the exons GATCCTGTCGTTAGACCTCTACGAGAGTTAGATTCTGAGACGTTACAGACCGTAGTACCAGACATTCCGTTATGGGTCAAGTGTCCTGACTATGAACGG GTTGACTGGATGAATAAGTTTATTTTTGATATGTGGCCTTTCCTGGATAAG GCAATATGCAAAATAATTAGAAGTGCAACAAGGCCAATATTTGATCAGTATATTGGAAAATATGGCATAGAATCGATTGACTTTGGAGACTTAACACTTGGCACTCTTCCGCCTACACTCCAAG GAATTAAAGTTTATGAAATGCAAGAAAAAGAACTGGTAATTGAACCTGTGATCCGGTGGGCTAGCATAGCAAATGTAACTGTGAACGTGAAGGTGCATTCTTTCAAACTGTCCACTCAG CTTTTGGATTTGCATATAATGCTGGCACCGCGTGTGACTCTGAAGCCGCTTGTGCCAAGCTTTCCCTGCTTTGCCAACTTGTGTGTTTCACTGATGGAGAAG CCACGTGTTGACTTTGGATTCAAATTGCTGGGTGGAGATGTCATGGCAATTCCTATCTTGTACCAGTTTGTCCAG GAGCAAATATCAAAGCAAGTTGCAATTCTGTACCATTGGCCGAAGGTTATACAAATTCCTATTTTGGATGGAGCAAG TGGCGCTACAAAGAAACCAATTGGAATATTGCGCGTCAAGGTAATTCGTGCCATGGATCTTCCCAAGATGGACTTGCTTGGAAAATCTGATCCCTACGTCAAGCTCCGGCTAAGTGGCGAGAGACTACCCTCAAAGAAAACCTCTGTTAAGATGAGCAACCTAAATCCTGAATGGAATGAACATTTCAGGCTCGTAGTCAAGGATCCCGAAACACAAGTCCTGGAGCTCCAGATGTTTGACTGGGAAAAG GTCAAAATGCATGATAAAATGGGCATGCAAGTAATTCCCCTCCGCTCGCTTGCTCCTTACGAGAGCAAGCTGTTTACGCTCGACCTTCTTAGAAGCATGAACCCGAATGATCAGCACAACAAGAAGAACAGAGGAAAGCTTGTCGTGGAATTGACATTTGATCCTTTTAGAGAAGACAATAGCACGCCTGCTGTGATTTCAGATGGGGAAGGTAATGTTAGTATAAAAAGGGACATCCCGGCTGGTGGTGGGGTGCTGTTGGTTTCAGTAGAGAATGCTGAAGATGTTGAAGGGAAGCGTCACACTAATCCATATGCTGTGGTTCTTTTCAGAGGAGAAAAAAGGGAAACTAAG GTTATCAGGAAGGCAAGGGATCCAAGATGGAGCGAAGAGTTCCAGTTTGTGGTGGACGAGGCCCCCGTGGACGAGAAGATCCACATCCAAGTCAGAAGCAGACGCCGCAGGCTCCTCCCCTTCCACAACAAG GAATCGCTGGGGCACGTGAACATAAACCTGATGGATGTCGTGAACAACGGGCGAATCAACGAGAAGTACCACCTTATAAACTCGAGGAACGGGAAGATACACGTCGAGATCAAGTGGAACACCGTGTGA
- the LOC100824473 gene encoding synaptotagmin-3 isoform X2 gives MNKFIFDMWPFLDKAICKIIRSATRPIFDQYIGKYGIESIDFGDLTLGTLPPTLQGIKVYEMQEKELVIEPVIRWASIANVTVNVKVHSFKLSTQLLDLHIMLAPRVTLKPLVPSFPCFANLCVSLMEKPRVDFGFKLLGGDVMAIPILYQFVQEQISKQVAILYHWPKVIQIPILDGARGTFIGETVNSDPWVWHKWIAHATFIQGKEWWGGATKKPIGILRVKVIRAMDLPKMDLLGKSDPYVKLRLSGERLPSKKTSVKMSNLNPEWNEHFRLVVKDPETQVLELQMFDWEKVKMHDKMGMQVIPLRSLAPYESKLFTLDLLRSMNPNDQHNKKNRGKLVVELTFDPFREDNSTPAVISDGEGNVSIKRDIPAGGGVLLVSVENAEDVEGKRHTNPYAVVLFRGEKRETKVIRKARDPRWSEEFQFVVDEAPVDEKIHIQVRSRRRRLLPFHNKESLGHVNINLMDVVNNGRINEKYHLINSRNGKIHVEIKWNTV, from the exons ATGAATAAGTTTATTTTTGATATGTGGCCTTTCCTGGATAAG GCAATATGCAAAATAATTAGAAGTGCAACAAGGCCAATATTTGATCAGTATATTGGAAAATATGGCATAGAATCGATTGACTTTGGAGACTTAACACTTGGCACTCTTCCGCCTACACTCCAAG GAATTAAAGTTTATGAAATGCAAGAAAAAGAACTGGTAATTGAACCTGTGATCCGGTGGGCTAGCATAGCAAATGTAACTGTGAACGTGAAGGTGCATTCTTTCAAACTGTCCACTCAG CTTTTGGATTTGCATATAATGCTGGCACCGCGTGTGACTCTGAAGCCGCTTGTGCCAAGCTTTCCCTGCTTTGCCAACTTGTGTGTTTCACTGATGGAGAAG CCACGTGTTGACTTTGGATTCAAATTGCTGGGTGGAGATGTCATGGCAATTCCTATCTTGTACCAGTTTGTCCAG GAGCAAATATCAAAGCAAGTTGCAATTCTGTACCATTGGCCGAAGGTTATACAAATTCCTATTTTGGATGGAGCAAG GGGGACTTTTATTGGAGAAACTGTTAACAGTGATCCTTGGGTCTGGCATAAATGGATTGCACATGCAACCTTTATTCAAGGAAAGGAATGGTGGGG TGGCGCTACAAAGAAACCAATTGGAATATTGCGCGTCAAGGTAATTCGTGCCATGGATCTTCCCAAGATGGACTTGCTTGGAAAATCTGATCCCTACGTCAAGCTCCGGCTAAGTGGCGAGAGACTACCCTCAAAGAAAACCTCTGTTAAGATGAGCAACCTAAATCCTGAATGGAATGAACATTTCAGGCTCGTAGTCAAGGATCCCGAAACACAAGTCCTGGAGCTCCAGATGTTTGACTGGGAAAAG GTCAAAATGCATGATAAAATGGGCATGCAAGTAATTCCCCTCCGCTCGCTTGCTCCTTACGAGAGCAAGCTGTTTACGCTCGACCTTCTTAGAAGCATGAACCCGAATGATCAGCACAACAAGAAGAACAGAGGAAAGCTTGTCGTGGAATTGACATTTGATCCTTTTAGAGAAGACAATAGCACGCCTGCTGTGATTTCAGATGGGGAAGGTAATGTTAGTATAAAAAGGGACATCCCGGCTGGTGGTGGGGTGCTGTTGGTTTCAGTAGAGAATGCTGAAGATGTTGAAGGGAAGCGTCACACTAATCCATATGCTGTGGTTCTTTTCAGAGGAGAAAAAAGGGAAACTAAG GTTATCAGGAAGGCAAGGGATCCAAGATGGAGCGAAGAGTTCCAGTTTGTGGTGGACGAGGCCCCCGTGGACGAGAAGATCCACATCCAAGTCAGAAGCAGACGCCGCAGGCTCCTCCCCTTCCACAACAAG GAATCGCTGGGGCACGTGAACATAAACCTGATGGATGTCGTGAACAACGGGCGAATCAACGAGAAGTACCACCTTATAAACTCGAGGAACGGGAAGATACACGTCGAGATCAAGTGGAACACCGTGTGA
- the LOC100824778 gene encoding auxin response factor 18: MITFVDSAAGERERGGDDGRCLDPQLWHACAGGMVQMPPVSSKVYYFPQGHAEHAQCGGGDFPPGAGAGRGIPALVLCRVAGVHFMADPDTDEVFAKIRLVPARPHEQPGGDAADDGGGINGAAAGHAEAEKPASFAKTLTQSDANNGGGFSVPRYCAETIFPRLDYSADPPVQTVLAKDVHGVVWKFRHIYRGTPRRHLLTTGWSSFVNQKKLVAGDSIVFMRTENGDLCVGIRRAKKGGIGGPELLPPPPPPPGTNYGGFSMFLRGEEDGSNKMMAAAAAARGKARVRVRPEEVAEAANLAASGQPFDVVYYPRASTPEFCVKAGAVRAAMRTQWCPGMRFKMAFETEDSSRISWFMGTVSAVQVSDPIRWPNSPWRLLQVTWDEPDLLQNVKRVSPWLVELVSNMPAIHLAPFSPPRKKLCVPFYPELPLDGQFPAPMFHGNPLGRGGVGPMCYFPDGTPAGIQGARHAQFGISLSDLHLNKLQSSLSPHGLHNQIDHGAQPRIAAGLIIGHPKARDDISCLLTIGNHQNSKKSDGKKAAPQLMLFGKPILTEQQITLGNAGGFSPTSARKSPSDGSAEKTANNSDLSSPRSNQNGTTENLSCGGVPLCQDSKVLDLGLETGHCKIFMQSEDVGRTLDLAAVGSYDELYRRLADMFGIEKAELMRQVFYRDAAGALKHTGDEPFSDFTKTARRLTILTGTGGE, translated from the exons atgataaCGTTCGTGGactcggcggcgggggagcgggagagaggaggggacGACGGGAGGTGCCTGGACCCGCAGCTGTGGcacgcctgcgccggcggcatGGTCCAGATGCCGCCGGTCAGCTCCAAGGTCTACTACTTCCCGCAGGGCCACGCCGAGCACGCgcagtgcggcggcggcgacttccCCCCCGGCGCAGGCGCCGGCCGGGGAATCCCGGCACTCGTCCTGTGCCGGGTGGCCGGCGTCCACTTCATGGCGGATCCGGACACGGACGAGGTCTTCGCCAAGATCCGCCTCGTCCCCGCCCGGCcccacgagcagcccggcggcgacgcggcggacgacggcggcggcatcaatggcgccgccgcgggccacgcggaggcggagaagcCGGCGTCCTTCGCCAAGACGCTCACGCAGTCGGACGCCAACAACGGCGGGGGCTTCTCCGTGCCGCGCTACTGCGCCGAGACCATCTTCCCGCGGCTCGACTACTCCGCCGACCCGCCCGTCCAGACCGTGCTCGCCAAGGACGTCCATGGCGTCGTCTGGAAGTTCCGCCACATCTACCGGGGCACCCCGCGCCGGCACCTCCTCACCACGGGCTGGAGCTCCTTCGTCAACCAGAAGAAGCTCGTCGCGGGGGACTCCATCGTCTTCATGCGGACCGAGAACGGGGATCTCTGCGTCGGCATCCGCCGCGCCAAGAAGGGCGGCATCGGAGGCCCAGAGctcctgcctccgccgccgccgcctccggggACCAATTACGGAGGATTCTCCATGTTCTTGAGGGGAGAAGAGGACGGCAGCAACAagatgatggcggcggcggcggcggcaagggggAAGGCCAGGGTGAGGGTGCGGCCGGAGGAGGTCGCCGAGGCGGCCAATCTCGCCGCCAGCGGGCAGCCGTTCGATGTGGTCTACTACCCGAGGGCGAGCACGCCGGAGTTCTGCGTGAAGGCCGGCGCCGTGAGGGCGGCCATGCGCACCCAGTGGTGCCCCGGCATGAGGTTCAAGATGGCCTTCGAGACGGAGGACTCGTCAAGGATCAGCTGGTTCATGGGGACTGTGTCGGCCGTGCAGGTCTCTGACCCAATCAGATGGCCCAATTCACCGTGGAGACTTCTTCAG GTGACATGGGATGAACCGGACCTGTTGCAGAACGTGAAGAGGGTGAGTCCATGGCTGGTTGAGCTTGTCTCAAACATGCCGGCCATTCATCTTGCTCCGTTCTCGCCTCCCCGGAAGAAGCTCTGTGTCCCGTTCTACCCCGAGCTTCCGCTCGACGGGCAGTTCCCGGCGCCGATGTTCCACGGGAACCCActcgggcgcggcggcgtcggcccgATGTGCTATTTCCCGGACGGCACTCCTGCAGGCATACAGGGAGCCAGGCATGCTCAATTTGGTATATCTTTATCAGATCTCCACCTTAACAAACTGCAGTCGAGTCTGTCACCGCACGGGCTTCACAACCAGATCGATCATGGCGCTCAGCCGAGGATCGCTGCTGGGCTCATCATTGGTCATCCGAAAGCTCGAGACGACATCTCGTGCCTGCTTACCATTGGCAACCACCAGAACAGCAAGAAATCAGATGGCAAGAAGGCTGCACCCCAGCTGATGCTCTTTGGGAAACCCATACTCACCGAGCAGCAGATAACTCTAGGCAATGCCGGGGGTTTCTCGCCGACGTCTGCTAGGAAGAGCCCTTCTGATGGGAGCGCCGAGAAGACGGCGAACAACTCTGATCTTTCAAGCCCGAGAAGCAATCAGAATGGCACCACAGAGAACTTGTCCTGTGGAGGAGTACCATTGTGCCAGGACAGCAAGGTGCTTGACCTTGGGCTGGAAACAGGGCACTGCAAGATCTTCATGCAGTCGGAGGACGTCGGGCGCACACTTGATCTCGCCGCTGTTGGCTCGTACGACGAGCTGTATCGCCGGCTTGCTGACATGTTCGGTATCGAGAAAGCCGAGCTCATGAGGCAAGTTTTCTACCGTGATGCCGCTGGGGCACTCAAACACACTGGAGATGAACCATTCAG CGACTTCACCAAGACGGCGCGTAGGCTGACCATACTAACCGGCACAGGCGGCGAGTAG
- the LOC100825080 gene encoding protein SCO1 homolog 1, mitochondrial, with product MMKRHALQLLARAVPHTSAPPAPPARFRPQVAALKGWGSRGASAGFFSTDAAAATPAAPGAAQGGAKPAAAVAATVSGGGGEGGGQDGKSGQGGAGKSVRGGPVSWLSFLLLLVTGGGIIVYYDKEKKRHIEELKNKTNSVKPGQSVGTAAIGGPFTLLNHDGKPVTEKDFLGKWTLLYFGFTHCPDICPDELQKMAAAIDKIKERTKIEIVPVFISVDPERDTVEQVHDYVKEFHKDLIGLTGTTDEVRQVARAYRVYYMKTEEEGSDYLVDHSIVMYLMNPKMEFVKFFGKNYDVDSLAEGIVKEIREHKSS from the exons ATGATGAAGAGGCACGCGCTCCAGCTCCTCGCGCGTGCGGTGCCTCATACTTCTGCCCCTCCTGCTCCGCCGGCGCGCTTTCGCCCTCAGGTCGCCGCGCTGAAAGGCTGGGGATCCAGGGGAGCCTCGGCGGGTTTTTTCTCGACcgacgctgctgctgctacgcCTGCGGCTCCTGGCGCGGCGCAGGGCGGTGCAAAGCCCGCGGCGGCTGTGGCGGCGACCGTTTCCGGTGGCGGAGGCGAAGGGGGCGGGCAGGATGGGAAGTCGGGACAAGGGGGCGCCGGGAAGTCTGTCCGAGGCGGG CCTGTCTCGTGGTTGAGTTTTCTACTGCTTCTTGTGACCGGAGGAGGAATCATAGTGTACTACGACAAGGAAAAGAAGCGTCACATTGAAG AATtgaagaacaaaacaaattcGGTGAAGCCTGGACAATCAGTAGGAACTGCTGCTATTGGTGGTCCATTCACTCTTCTAAATCATGATGGGAAACCTGTTACTGAAAAGGATTTCTTGGGTAAATGGACACTGCTGTATTTTGGGTTCACACACTGCCCTGACATTTGTCCAGATGAACTCCAGAAGATGGCTGCTGCTATTGACAAAATCA AGGAAAGGACAAAAATAGAAATTGTGCCAGTATTCATCTCAGTTGATCCTGAAAGAGACACTGTCGAGCAAGTGCATGATTATGTTAAAG AGTTCCATAAAGATCTAATAGGATTAACTGGTACGACTGATGAGGTAAGGCAGGTCGCTCGGGCTTATCGAGTTTACTATATGAAGACAGAGGAGGAGGGTTCTGACTACCTTGTTGATCATTCAATAGTCAT GTACTTGATGAATCCGAAAATGGAGTTTGTTAAATTCTTTGGCAAGAACTATGACGTGGATTCACTTGCTGAAGGCATCGTCAAAGAAATTCGAGAGCACAAGAGCAGCTGA